Genomic segment of Mercurialis annua linkage group LG6, ddMerAnnu1.2, whole genome shotgun sequence:
CCGGGCTCGGACCCGCTTTGATACCATATCAGAAAACAAACTCAGAGAACAAACAACTATATTGATTGGATTGTAAAACTACAAATCAAAGAGTAAATGTAAAGCTATTCCTCTATTTATACACAGTGCTGAAAAACGATTTCTAGAGAATGTTAAACACACAATGAAGCATGTATGGGTTTGATGAGCTGGCTACGAGCTGTCTCTGAGCTGGATGGCTATGAGCTGTCTCTGAGCTGGATTTCCGGTGGTCGAAGTGTTGGAGCAGCGGTAGCACTGGTGTGATAATCAACTGATGCAGGCAATAATGCATATCCTCTGTTACATAATTACCCGTTCTTTCATGATATTCGGAAAAAACAATTGTATCGTATTCAATTAAAACATAGTTAtttgattcaccttttttataaaattgtagcTTAGGCtgcttttcttttattttatccaaatgtttatcctATATCTTATACTTTATTTGTCTCATTGTCAAAAATATTTATGCATTATTTAAGACAATACattaaatatattagtataattgtatttttatagcTTGTTATCACATTAAAAATTTCacgttttactaaaaatatatggaaaaaaaatagaGGAAGAATCcagtttttttaaaagtacTTCCAATACAATTGTTTTTTTCTCTCCAAATATATGtccatttttaattaaaattaatatttttatattgactTTATCTAAAATTCACTATTTATTGTtactatttcaaaataaaataaaatgagttGGTCATAgtatataatatagatatacAATAGTTAAAAGTAATAGATCAcggtaataaaatatttttttctgttttttttttttgtttaagtaCATTTTACCAAACGTGCCATTTTAGGCGTTTTTTTCTCGCGAAAACAATATCGTTTTAGCCGTTTTAAATGACCAAAACAGAATTAGCGGTTGGGATGTGTGATTCTATGTTTAGCAGAGTGTGCTTGAATCGAAAAAAGAAAcgtaaaagatgaaatattttatCACCAtaactcaaaattaaaattaatttataaaaaatttaaaaactaattgtattttttctaaaattctCTAAAATGTTATAATAGACAATTATTTTAAgtcagaaaaaagaaaaaaaaattgacagttaattttgtatttttaatataacaaTTAAAAACGAGACCAGCTAGACTTACGGCATAATAGTCCGATGGTAGAATTGAAAGGAAGTTCGACCGCACGTAAGTGATCAACTACCAAACACTCAACCAATTAACGTGAAAGAGTAGCAGCCGTCTGTGTCCTCACATTCTACTaatcttttttgtatttttcttttgaGGCATCGCATATTAAATGCAActccataaatttaaaaaaggcATGAATTAGTGATTGTGACTCCGTTGCTCCAATCTTATAATTCTAGCCCCTCTTGCTCTATCTTCAATTATTCATgtacaaacatacaaaatatttaaaagggaaaaaaataaaaagttatgataatgaaatcatcaatttatcaaaataaataacaaaattcaaTAATTCATGTCCTTCGGATCTCCGCCCGCCTTTTTGCACAAACCTAGCAAAAAACATTTATCATTCTTATTCAGTTGtaccttctttttttttcctatggttaataaattttcaatttaaatgtttattttatagTACATGTGTGTGTGTggggtggggggggggggggggggggggtctaggacaataaattaattaaatattgatATAGATAGAGCAGAACTTCGTATTATTATTACTGCATAGCATAAATATTACTTTCTCGGTTTCAATGTAATTCAAACTAAATTTTTGTAGGTGTTCTATTatagtttgattatttttatttacacaATTTTTCATAATCCTcttcaattaatatttttcgaaagagaatttcattaaaaaaaattgtaatgtaTGTAATATTAGGTAAGGTTATAAAAGtaaaattgctattttttttaaaaataatgttcAAAAAGAATCTTTCTAATTAAATAAGATTGGTTTACATCTATACTAATAAAATGTTTTCCAcgaaaatatctttaaaaagaattgatttaatattaacgtggaataaaaaaaaaaacagaaaaacgcATATAAAAATCGACATGGCATCCTAGATCCTTCAACAGCACACTTCTGAAAAACCTCTCTCTACAAAGCCATTTTTATTCAGAATTAGAGAGAaaaggagaaaaagaaaaaaacagaagaaaatGTGGGACTCAGGAACCGCCGTAACGGTGGCTATGGTGACGACGGCTTTCACGGAGGTGGCCATAAGTACGATGATGAAAGCTGCCATGGAAAGAGGAATGAGTCAGTTTGTTTATATTGCTTACTCCAATGCCTTGGCTCTCTTCTTCCTTTTCCCTTCTTCTTATTTTTTCTACAGGTACGTCCTCGGTTTATTAATTAGGTTTCGATTCTGATTTCatactctaattttaaatttaatttgtttcaggAAAAGGCCTCGTCCTCGCCTGACTCTTCGTATTTTCAGCAAAATTCTGCTGATGGGAACTCTCAGGTTTTATTTCATTTACTTGATTAATTAATCTGTTAAAACTTTtcgattaaaaatttaatcattctaattaaataattgttcTGATTGAGTACAGTTGCTGTGTTCAAACGTTTATGAACACTGGGATTAAGTTAAGCTCGCCGACGATGTCTGCCGCCATGACTGATCTCACGCCGGCTTTTACCTTCGTGCTTGCCGTGATTTCCAGGTGGGTCTCCCTCTAAAATTATGCTTCTTGTTTTTATATCCTTTATGCATAAAAATCCAAATTCGTTTTCGATAATTTCTGAGCATCCTTGGTATATGGAGCAAAGGTTCAACCTAGTCCTTCAACTTATGACTCAtggttaaataatttattttcaacatTTTAATCGATTAAAGATAATACTCTCTGTTTTTAATCGATTGAGGACCATATGAACAAATTCAAGGACCGGAATGAGCTAGTTTTGTTCTTAatcatcataaaaataaaaattatcgtTCTTAATTAACccaacaattaaaaatatttgaaaatataaaaatttacgaCCATATTGGCTCTTTACTCTTAATATATGTATTCTCTTCCCTATAGCAATTTTAAGTTAcaaatgtaatttttgaaaattatattttctgtaATTGGAAACTCTTTTTAGTGTTAAATTCAAGATAAAATTGCTgaatttagataattttttatttagtcccagtatataaaataatcaaaatatcagTTATATACTATAGCTGACAGTTAGAATTTATTCGGTTTTGGTTTTAGTTTTAGTTTCACACGATATTACgaaaatgatattttaacaTTGAATTAGAGTATAGTAGCAGATTTGATTGGTTGTTTGCGTTGGGTAACAAACATGTTACTATTATAATGGACAGCTACGTCaactaaaaaatacaaataaaaaatacaaaataataattaaattgattatttttattaatatgctttttgttattttgattgtatattgTATTCTAATTTAATAAGCAAAGAATTAATAATTAGTGGAGGATGAGTATACTGGAGTGATTTGGATTGGAGGCAGGGGTAGATGGGTATGCCGACAGGAATCTTGATAGAACCAGGCAAATCTATCAATGCTAAATTGACCACTGCGGGgtaaaactatttttattttaaaaaacttaaatttttaaaactatttgagtattaattatgaattttattacCGAAGGTCGTATACAAACAGACACAAATCAACTAAACGATATACCTATTATAATTGGAGTTATAGATTTTCAATTTGTGGGggtattataaaatttatagtaaaTCTATAATTTAAGTGAATTGCAAAATGATTCAAATTAGTTTATGTGCAAATTATTAAGGGTAGCTATTTTTCCACCGAATATTTGATAATCTCattataaaatcatttaattaaatttttacaattagAATCTAATGTCTTATTTATGCGTTCAAATTAGGGCCTGTTTGTTCACTTTTAAAGACGTTAGAGGCATAATTAAACTTTTCCGGACATTGATGGTGTACTTGATTCTGTAATCAAATTTTAAGAgtataaataacttttttttaatttaattttaattgattttttatgtcaattttaaaaggcaaaataaataattttattaaataatataatataatcttCATCGTTTTATATCATTGGGGTGGTTGTATGTACTGTCTGAGGAAGTTGTTGCCATTTTTTATGTAATTGGACGTACGGGGACCATTGAGTCAACATTAATGGACGATTTACTGTTTCTTATGCAAGTTTTGACGTCACACATTGTTTATTGATCTATCATAGTGACGACCACTCAACATTTTTTTATCtgttatatttgataattatcaaaattagcCAACTTGTAGATAACAAAACATTAGTCCTGGCTCTTGGCTTTTGGCTCTTCGCTATTGGCTCTTTGTTCTCCACATTTGAATCATTTTTTTCTGCTTTAAGGCCTGATCACTAAAATATACtcaagtttttaaatttttttatttatactgttaaattttaattttattattgtagTTAAATCTAATAAATACGTTTCAATAATAACTAATTAGGtggatttataaaaaaaaagcaaaagctttctaacctttttaattataataaaacctAATATTTTCAATCGATTGgtgtttattaaaattagacaaTTATTGAAGAAAGTAAATTGTttgatcataaataaaaaagtcctaaatgtttggttttttattACAAGAAAtatgtttatcaaaattaaattacagtggaagaaattaaaaagttgagttgTAAATAAAAACAGTTGAatattttgaatgattaaacCTTGATTTAACAATATGGGTCAATTGAATTTCTTGGCATACCAATGATGTTGTGAATGGAAATTTTctctaatataataaaattgtgacttttttctttcaaaatatcatattttaaacatatttcCTTATTATTTTATGCATTCAAGTCTTATTTTGGTATAAAGGGACAAACACGTATGGCCTGCtcaataattttctttttgaatcTTTAAAAAGATTTTGAGAAACAAACATGTAGGACCTGGATAAATCTGGATGCCGAATATGGTATCCTACAATAATataaatgtgatttttttaatgttaatgaGCTATTTATTTCAAATACATAGTCACCATCAATAATGTTTACATTCAATTATTTAAGATTGATTGCACTATTTTATTGATGGGAATTTGAAAATTCTATACCATTTGTCTAATCAGTGTGGATTATATCTATATCAGTACtgctcatttttttatttaaaatagcaTGACATACAACCCTTAGAACTCACTTAACATAACTTTCAATTAcattttgataattgaattgaCCTAATCTCATTCACTAATCTAAATGGATAAGTTATGTAGCAAAACGAGGAAAACAAGGTATTAAACGCAATATATACTTGCTTGCAACTTTCAACAAAATAATTCGTCACATTTATCACATTTCCACAAATTggtcattttgaaaaaaatgttgAACAAAAAAGTCACGAGAATTAAAAATGAGCAATTTGCAATTGTGACAATGTTGGTGACAGACATTTATTATCATGCCTCATCAGTTAtcattatttactttttttttatgaatatcatTATTtacttgaataaaaaaattaataacccaAGTATGGTGAAGTATGTAATAAATTTTTGGCAAAATCCATATCAAGATTTACATTGTAGTTGTATTTTATCTGGTTCTTAGAAATCAAAACTCTTCAGGTCCCTGTACCTTTATTTTTCCAATTACCAAGTTCTTCTCTTAACAGAAAGAATCATGTTCCTCATGAGAAATatggaatatttttttatcttcttcGAATTCGACTAGTTTGAACTCTTTCATGAGCTCCATAGCCATGCTGTGGTATGGTAAAATTACAACTGCACGTCATTAGTTAACGTTCATAAAATTTACATACCATCAAATATCAAGTTTAAACATAGTCTCTCAACTGGATTATGCTTTGACCTTATCTTTAATGATGTGTAAATTATTTCTCTGCTGCAGATTTGTAAATTGTCAATGTATAACCACCGATGCGTGATTCATTTCTGTTAAGATAaagatttattaattaaaaagataaaaatacacGGGCTTGATGAATCTCAATTGATTAAcaaaaaacgtttaatacaaTGACCTTAAGATGGATTTTGCCTAATTTTTTAAAGCAACATCTAATTTTGATCCAATGATTATGATTTCAGGATGGAAAGGCTAGAGTGCAGATTACAGAGTAGTCAAGCGAAGTCTATAGGCACTACAATATCAGTTGTTGGAGCATTAATTGTAACATTTTACAAAGGGCTGCCACTCACAAGTCTTCCAGCACATTCTAGTACGCTTAATGATCTGCCCGCCACACCCAACTGGGCAGCTGGTGGCATTTTTTGTGCAGCTGGTGCATGGTGCTTATCGTCCTTGTATGTCGTTCAGGTATGTTGTATGTTACACGTAAATTTATCGAGTgttacattttaactttttgtgtcTTTTTCTGAAAACACTTCTGAAAATTAACATGTGAATTGTGATGACTGTGTATACAGACTTGGATTCTAAAGGAGTTCCCTTCGGAGTTGATGATGACAAGCATATCGATCTCTTTTGTCACATTGTTTTCGTCTATCATCGGCGTAATCGCAGTTAATGATGTAAACGCCTGGATATTAAAGCCTGATATTGAGCTATTAGCCATTATCTGCTCAGTAAGtgtctattttataatttttcatgaaTTCACATTGGTTTATTCTTGAATATTAGTAACCTAACATGATTTGCAGGCAATTTTTGCTGTAGCAATTAGAAATGTAGTTCATACATGGGCATGCCATATAAAAGGGCCTCTCTACACTGCCATGTTCAATCCACTTGGAATGATTATTGCAACCCTCTTGGGTGTTTCTTTTCTTGGAGACACTCTTTATATTGGATGGTACCATATTTCTcttcatatataattaatcctAGTTTATCgccttaaatatttttaatatatacttTAGAAAACGGTTATCaacgttttatttattatattttggttatcaaacttttattttctcAACTACACAAGATTATCCAATTAATTCTGTCCAATAATTTTCTATTTGGCCTACGGATTGCCTACGTGGTAAAGCTGAATATCCAGCAATCTGTCTACCATATAGGTAATTATTAACCAGAATTGATCGGTTGACCTTCTGTTGTTGGGAAAATAAAAATTCGTTGTCACAATATAATAAAGGAAATGTAGGTAACGGCTTTATAAAAAGTGTATAGTTCCATAACATGTAAAATATTTAACCTAGTTTAATCCTTTGAAAGATTGTTTTAAATGACTAACATGTGAGTGAATTTTGCAGTATAATTGGAGGAACTATAATTGCAGTGGGATTTTATACTGTATTATGGGGAAAAAGCCAAGAAGATAAGATGATTGAAATTGAAGATGAAAACTACTCTATCTATGATCAGTCACCATCCTCTCCTAAAGTCCCTCTCCTTCAAAACAAAAAGCTGGATGTCTAATGGGTAAACAACATGAATTAGAGGAATTTCTTACTTAGCGCCGATCCGTACTTTAtagaaagttttttttttatcttgctcgggtttatattttatttatagatttatCCAAtcataagttataaaattacacatttaaaacaaatgtgTAGTTTTTTTATCTGATTGGCTGGGTCTATGAATAACGTTGCAACTCGAATTAAGTGAGAAATTTCGATGATCGGTATTGTCAAATATTCTTGCAAGAAGCACATTATTAAGTGTAAATTCGCAATTGAAGGAACGAGAATAGATGGTTATTAGATGTAGATGCGATTAGATTATTGGTctgtataatattaaaaatgtcaCAGATGTGGCAATGTAAAATTAAGGCCAAACTCATATTAAGGCCCCTGTACAATACAATTTTTGTTCAGGAGGTCCTTATCTCGAAAAACTTATTTTCTTGATCTTTATACTTGtcatttttgcgattttaaTGCCCTTTTCTGGACGGAATGAAGAGAGTGTGATTCACTCTCGTTAAGTGAGAGTAGGAGgcaaaaaaagaaatataaatcatgaataaatttaaatccacgtgtatatatttatataaagagTGATTAGAAAACCAAAATTAGGTGTAATTGTTGTATTAAAGTTGTTAAAGCAGCTAATAATTCTAAAAccagatttatattttaatcttttttaattatttaatcagTATATTCAAAAGAAACGGTGCGTTTTGTTTTTCttcacttcatcttcttcacttTTCCTTCACTTCATCTCCGAGCTACAACGAAGGCTACTTCGTGAAGACTGAAGCTGAGAAATGCCAGTAGAAATCGGAGACCACTGCTAAAAGGGGCCAATTTATTTATCTCCTAAGAAATTAGACAAATTTCCGGTGGATTTGGTCGCCGTCATAACATTAGATCCGCCGGTAATAGAAGTGATAGCCATGGCGATAGATTTACAAAGTCTGAATAGAATCGAAGAGAAGACAGAAAAATAGTGAACGAAGTAGCcagaaaattaataatgatGCGATGATTTACATTTAAAAGGAGCAGAAATGGCGTTTTTCTATAACCAGTAAGcctaatttttttcaaacctTACTTTTTTCTCCCGAAATCTGTTCTTTTCTTGAGACCCATTAATGGGTATTCATTTTTAGATCTGGTCTTGGAATCGGGTACAGGAGGGGCTGTCGTGTTGTAAGTCATTTTCTTGTTCTTGAATGCATTGTGTTTGCTGCGTATGAATTGTTTTCTTGATTACTTATATGGTGTTAGAAATTTTGGGTGTTCATGGTTGATATCTCTGTGTTTGTGTTGAAAGTGACAAAGAGATGAAATGCTTAAGGAAGAAAATTTCATTAGCCATGGAAATTGGCGAGAGTTACTGGAAGAAGAGGATAGAAGAACAGAGGAGACATGAATCATGGGTTTTGGAATTTGATTAATTGTagtaattagatttaattgcttaaagaaaaagagaaatgaCAAAAGAATAGAGGAGAGATGACACGTggcatataaaaagaaaaacttgCTCTGTTAATTAACGGAAAGAGAGAGTGAACCACACTCTCTTCATTCCGTCCAGAA
This window contains:
- the LOC126686941 gene encoding WAT1-related protein At3g28050-like, which produces MWDSGTAVTVAMVTTAFTEVAISTMMKAAMERGMSQFVYIAYSNALALFFLFPSSYFFYRKRPRPRLTLRIFSKILLMGTLSCCVQTFMNTGIKLSSPTMSAAMTDLTPAFTFVLAVISRMERLECRLQSSQAKSIGTTISVVGALIVTFYKGLPLTSLPAHSSTLNDLPATPNWAAGGIFCAAGAWCLSSLYVVQTWILKEFPSELMMTSISISFVTLFSSIIGVIAVNDVNAWILKPDIELLAIICSAIFAVAIRNVVHTWACHIKGPLYTAMFNPLGMIIATLLGVSFLGDTLYIGCIIGGTIIAVGFYTVLWGKSQEDKMIEIEDENYSIYDQSPSSPKVPLLQNKKLDV